The genomic window CAATACTAAAGCTGCGCTTACCCCCGCACAGTTTGAATTTACGCCGCCCGCTGGTGTAGATGTAATTATCGAATAGAGTTATGTCTAGCCAAAACCTCTTCGATACTGCGCCGCTGCATCAGCCATTGGCTGCCCGTATGCGGCCGCGTACGCTAAAAGAATATATGGGGCAAACCCATCTGCTAGGCAAGGGTAAACCTTTGCGATTGGCTTTAGAGCGCGGCCAAATTCACTCTATGATTTTATGGGGCCCACCAGGGGTGGGTAAAACCTCGCTCGCACGTTTATTGGCCAATGAAATACAAGGCCACTTTATAGCCATATCGGCGGTGTTGTCTGGGGTAAAAGAAATTCGCGCAGCGGTTGCCGAAGCCGAGCAACAGCGCAATATGTACGGTCGCACCACGGTGTTGTTTGTGGATGAGGTGCACCGCTTTAATAAATCCCAGCAAGATGCTTTCTTACCTTACGTTGAAGATGGCACCGTTGTATTTGTTGGCGCAACAACAGAAAACCCCTCGTTTGAGGTTAATAATGCATTGCTTTCCCGCTGCAGGGTTTATGTGCTTAAGGGATTTACCCAACAAGATTTAACCGAGCTTTTGCAAAGTGCACTCGCCGATACCAAGCGCGGTTTGGGTGCGCGCGAGTTGAATGTGGCTGAAGATGGGGCGAATTTACTTATTCAGGCCGCTGATGGCGACGCTCGGCGCTTGCTCAACCTATTGGAAATAGCCTCCGATTTAGTCGAAGATGGCGAGTGTATCGACCTAGATATACTTACTCAGGTGGTAACTGGTGATTTTCGCCGCTTTGATAAGGGCGGCGATATCTTTTACGAGCAGATATCCGCATTGCATAAGTCTGTGCGCGGGTCCGACCCTCATGCAGCCCTGTATTGGTTTGCCCGAATGCTCGATGGCGGCTGCGACCCGCTATACATTGCCCGCAGGGTAGTGCGTATGGCGAGCGAAGATATAGGCAATGCCGACCCGCGTGGCCTGGCAATTGCAACCTCAGCGTGGGATGTGTTCACGCGATTGGGTAGCCCAGAGGGAGAACTGGCTATAGCGCATGCAATTGTTTACCTAGCTGCAGCACCTAAAAGTAATGCTGTGTATAATGCGTTCAACGCTGTAATGGCAGATGTTAAAAGCTCGCCTAGCCACCCAGTGCCCAATCACTTGCGCAATGCACCAACTGGCATGATGAAAGATTTGGGGTTCGGCGAAGGCTACAGGTACGCGCATAGCGAAGAGGGCGGTTTTGCAGCTGGGGAAAACTACTTTCCAGATGAGTTAGAGCCCCGAGCGTATTACCAGCCAGTTGAGCGCGGCTTAGAAATTAAAATTGCCGAAAAACTACGTAATTTGCGCAGTTTAAATGAGCAAGCCCGGCACGATAAATCAGATTAACTTAATCGCTGTTGCGTAGCATGCGGTTAACTAAAATGTAAGGCTGACTATTTTGACTTCTGCTGTACCTGCAACATCGCTTATTTTATGGCTCGCAGTTGCGCTAGGCGGGGCGCTTGGCGCACTGGCACGCTACAGTGTTTCTATTGCGTGGATGCCGGCGCAACTTAAGTTTCCTGTTGCGACATTAACAGTAAACGTATTGGGCTCTTTTTTAATGGGCGTGTTCTACGTTGTTATTGTAGAAAAAGCCATGCTGGCACCAGTGTGGCGCCATGTAATAATGATTGGATTTTTAGGTGCGTTTACCACCTTTTCTACCTTTTCAATCGAATCGCTACACCTGTGGCAAAGTGGCCATTGGCAAATAGCAATTAGCTATGTTGTAGCGAATGTAGTATTAAGCATCTCGGCGGTCGTTGTGGCCATCGTATTAACCGAAAAACTAGTATAAGTGTTTAAATCATGTTGGACCCGAAATTACTTCGCAATCAATTAAACGATGTAGCCGAAAATTTAAAAAAGCGTGGCTATGAATTAGATACCCAAGCGTTTACAGCGTTAGAAGAGCGCCGTCGCACATTGCAAACTGCGTGCGAATCGTTGCAGCAAGAGCGTAATACCCGCTCTAAAAATATTGGTAAAGCAAAAGCCGCGGGTGAAGATATTGGCCCATTGCTGCAAGAAGTTGATAACTTGAAATCGGCATTGGCTGAAGCCGAGCAAAACCTGCAAGCATTGCAAGGTGAGTTGGAAGCGTTGGTTTCTGCTATTCCAAATATGGTGCACGATGATGTGCCTGCCGGTAAAAGTGAAGACGACAACGTAGAGATTAGTAAGTGGGGCGAGCCAAAAACCTTCGACTTTGAAGTGCAAGACCACGTAGATGTGGGTGCAGCCATTGGCGGTTTAGATTTTGAAACGGCTACTAAAATTACTGGCGCGCGTTTTTCGTTAATGCGTGGCGATATTGCAAGCATGCACCGTGCGCTTACTCAGTTAATGCTCAATACACACATTGATGAGCACAAATACGAAGAAGTATATGTGCCTTATATTGTGAATAAAGATTCACTCTATGGTACCGGCCAATTGCCAAAGTTTGAAGAAGATCTGTTCAAACTTACCGACGATCGCGAGTTCTATTTAATTCCCACCGCAGAAGTACCTGTTACCAATATTGCGCGCGGTGAAATTTTTGATGAGAGCCAATTACCTGTGCGATTTGTTGCGCACACACCATGTTTTCGTTCTGAAGCAGGTAGCTACGGTCGCGATACGCGCGGCATGATTCGTCAGCACCAGTTTGAAAAAGTAGAGCTTGTGCAGTTGGTTAAGCCAGAAGACTCGCTCAACGCGTTAGAAGAGCTCACACAGCACGCCGAAGCTATATTGCAAAAACTGGGCTTACCTTATCGTAAAGTAGTGCTGTGCGGCGGCGACATAGGCTTTAGTGCGACGAAAACCTACGACCTAGAAGTGTGGATTCCTTCGCAGGGTAAGTACCGCGAAATTTCTTCGTGCAGTTGTTTTGGTGATTTCCAAGCGCGCAGAATGATGGCCAGATACCGCAATAGCGAAACCAATAAGCCAGAATTACTGCACACCATTAACGGTTCTGGTTTGGCTGTGGGCCGTACATTGGTAGCTGTTTTAGAAAACTATCAGCGCGAAGATGGCAGTGTAGAAATCCCTGCTGCTTTGCAACCGTATATGAATGGTAAAACGGTTATTGCTAAGGCTTAGTTGGTAACCAACTAACGGTTTAGCTAATTGTTTAGTTAGCTGTTTAGCTTACTCCTGTTACGCAATCGCCCCGTTAAAATGGGGCGATTTTGTTTTTACTCTCTTCCGTTTTAATAAGCTATATTTTTACAATAACTCAGCCTTTGCAGGCTAGGCGCATACTGTGTTGTGTGAAAGTTGCTAACAATATTGGCTTGTATTAATACCCTTAGGTTACAGCTATGGATTATCTACCCCTCTTTTTCGATTTAAAAGCTAAGCCATGCTTAATAGTAGGTGGCGGAACAATAGCCACGCGTAAAGCGCGCTTATTACATAAAGCGGGCGCTAAGCTACATGTTGTTGCGCCAAAGGTTTCGGAAGAGCTAGAGAAGCTTGTTGCTGCGTCTAATGGCAAGGTGTTTAAGCAAGAGTACGATCAAACGTTTCTAGACGATGTGATTTTGGTTATCTCTGCAACCGATATCGATGCGGTAAATAGCGTTGTGGCGGCAGATTGTCACGCAATTAAATTACCGGTGAATGTGGTCGATAGCCCCGCATTGTGCAGCGTGATAATGCCGGCCATTATTGATCGTTCGCCCCTAATTATTGGGGTAACCAGCGGCGGCGAAGCGCCTGTGTTGGCGCGCCGTGTGCGCAGTATGCTGGAAAGCTCCATTCCCGCTGCGTATGGCCAATTGGCACAGCTGGCCAGTAAATTTCGTCAGCGCGCAAAGGACGTATTCGAAAATGGCGATTTGCGTAGACGCTTTTGGGAAAATATTTTAAATGGCCCCATTGCCGAAAAAGTACTGGGCGGTAACTTGGCAGCTGCAGAGCAGTTAATTGAGGCGCAGTTAGATAGTGCATCGGTAGAAAAAACGGGTGAAGTCTATTTAGTGGGGGCAGGCCCAGGCGACCCAGATTTGCTTACCTTTAAGGCGCTGCGATTAATGCAGCAAGCAGAAGTGGTGCTTTACGATAGGCTGGTATCGGAACCTATTTTAGAAATGACTCGCCGCGATGCCGAGCGTATTTATGTAGGTAAAAAGCGCGCCGAGCACGCGGTACCGCAGCAAAAAATCAACCAAATGCTGCTAGAGCTGGCACAGCAGGGCAAGCGCGTATTGCGCTTAAAAGGCGGCGACCCGTTTATTTTTGGCCGTGGCGGCGAAGAAATAGACCTGCTCGCCGAGCACAAAATCCCATTCCAAGTGGTGCCTGGTATTACGGCCGCGTCTGGCTGCGCCAGCTATTCTGGTATTCCTCTTACGCATCGCGATTACTCGCAGTCTGTACGTTTTATTACTGGTCATTTACAAGAAGGTAAAGAGAATTTCCGCTGGTCTGAGTTTGTCGATAAACAGCAAACGTTGGTGTTTTACATGGGTTTAGCGGGGCTAGAAACTATCTGCAGTAAGTTAATTGAGTATGGCAAATCGCCAAGTACACCAGCGGCCTTAATTGAGCGCGGCACGCTGCCTGAGCAGCGCGTACATGTGTCTGATTTAGCTGGACTGGCGGCAAAAATAGAGGGTTTGGACGTTCATGCGCCAACTTTACTGATTATTGGTGATGTAGTTCGCTGTCACGAAAAATTAAATTGGTATAAATAATAACCGTAATCGGCCGATATAAGCTTATAGGGCATGTTATTTGCCTATAAGCTTAACAACTAGTTGGTGTATTGTTGGTGTAACAATGGTTAATTCAATCACTCCCACACACCCTACAATGGGTACAAAGACGCCTGCGCGTAAAGACCAAGCCGCTCCCTCGGATGGTATTAGCGGCGAGCGTCAGCCTGTGGGCAGCCCCAAAAAGCCATTTATCGAGCGTCGAAAAAACCAAGATAGACGCTCGCGGCAAGGCAGTAAGCGGCCAGTGTACGATATGCGCATTAGCAAGAAGGGCCGCAGAAAAACAGATCGCGGCGGCATACCCTCAATAGAAACAGAGGCTTAATCGTTACTCGACGATAAACCTCATCACGTCTTTCCAGCTAAGTACACCTATAAGCTGCTCGTTTTCATCTACAACGGGCAGTAGGCTTACTTTTTTCTCTAGCATAAGTTTGCCCGCTTCGCGCACGGGTCTATCTACCCGAATGGTTACCGGTTTTTTACTCATTATTTGCTTGGCTTGGCGCGAAAGGGTGAACGTGTCCTTTGCTTCTTCCGCTTTGGTGTTTACGAAAGGGCTAATATTTCTAAGCACATCTCTGTCAGATACAACGCCAATTAGCTTATCTGCTTCTACAACCAATACGTGGTGAATGGGCAGCGTGGCAAAAATTTTGCTCAACCGTCCAACAGTATCTGTCGGGGCAGCGGTTATTAAGCGCGTTGTCATCATTTTCTTTATAGACATACAGTACTCAACCCTTGGCTATGCCTTAAGTTTAGTAAAGTTAGCAAAACTGTCCACTAGGCCACACAAGTGGCGTGTGCGTAGGAATAAGGTGCAGTTTGGGGCTGATACACTAGGTGTAATAGCGGCGGCTTATGGGGGGAAAGAGGGCTATTTGTGAGGTTTGTTAAGGGCGCGTTTTTCGGCGCGTTCTTTCCAGCGTTTGCTTACATTCCAGCGCCACATCCAGTTAATGGTTACGTAGCCTAAACAGCTAAAGAAAAAGCTGGCAATAATGCAGCCCAATAGCAGCGGTTGCCAATAGTGCGCAAAATCGGTTTGCAGCCATTCCCACGTAAGCTCAAAATGAAATTTTTGCGGGGGGTGGTCTAATAGGCGCGCCCCAAGCTTATAGGCCGCGTAGAAAATAATGGGGAAGGTAAGCGGGTTACTTATCCAAACTAACGCAATGGTGATGGGCAAATTGCAGCGCAGTACGAGTGCTGCAAGCGCTGCCAGCGGTACCTGGCCAGGAATGGGTAAAAAAGTGATAAACAAGCCAGCGAAAAAAGCGACAGCTACAGAGTGGCGATTTAGATGGAAAAGGTAGGGGTCGTGCAACAATACACCAAGAAACTTGAGCGCAGGATTATTGCGAATCTTTACGGGGTCTGGAATCCAGCTCTTAAAGATTTTTCTAGGCATGTATAAGGCTTACCAAAACTCTAGGGATATTGTGAACCCTACATCAGAGGGTAAATTCGCTGGAATTTGCAACGTTATTGCTGAGCATTGTTTTAAACGGGCGCTATTATGCCGTGTAGTGCTACCTTGTGCCAGTGATCTTTGACCTAGGTTAAGTTTGGCAATACTATTCGTAACTGGCTGTGCGCAAGGATAGTGCATAAAAATCACGCTTTAAGGTGTATTACGAGTATCGGCTGCCTTCTACCCTAATACAGATGCCAGTATAGGTGCAAAGATAGGAGCAAATAGCTTAGATTGGAGGCAAGGAATGCCAAATAGCTTACTACTGTGTTTTTTAATCCCTCTAGGGGCTGTGGTTTGGCTGCCATCCGCGCCATGCTCTCTCTCAACAGCCGTTATTGTTATTCTCTCTTTAGTGGGGTTATACCTCTTTCTCCATTTTCTTCGATATTTACAAAGCGTACGCATTGTAATTGCTATGCTATTGGCTGCCTTACTTGGCGTGAGCATGGGGGTTGCACGTATTTCCCATGTAGTAAATGCGCAGTTACCCGTAGAGCTTGAGCTGCAAGATTTAAACGTACACTTTGAGGTTGCGTCTTTGCCGCAGGTAGGTGCGCTAAGCACGCGGTTTATTGCCAAGCCTGTGTCTATCGCATGTACAGAGACTGTGAGCCTTGCTCAGCCGTTAAAATGTAAAGCGCTTACGCCTTGGCGGGAATCTATTAGGCTGTCTTGGTATGGTGCACCCGCGTTAGAGGTTGGGCAGCAGTGGCAGGTAACCGTGCGGTTGCGTAAACCTCGGGGCCTTGTAAATACCGATGGCTTTGATTATCACGCGTGGTTGTTACAGCAGGGCATTATGGCAACCGGCTATGTGCGCACTAAAGATAAAGTTGTAAATGTTTCGCAACTTGCAAGTGGGCTTGCAACGTTTGAAGCGCGTCGCCAGTGGTTAGATAATGCGTTTACCAAAGCCGAAAACAAGCTGCGCCATCACGATTTAATGCGGGCCTTGGCGTATGGCGATAAATCGCATATTAATACTGCGCGCTGGGCAGTATTAAACAAGTCTGGCACCGTGCATTTAATGGCGATATCTGGCTTACATATCGGGTTAATTGCCACTTTAGGTTGGTGGTTTGGCTTTGGGCTATTAAAAGCCAGTGCTAGATTACATCGATCCTCTTATTTTGTACTTGCCTTGCCTTTTATTTTTTCAATTTTATTTTCATTTTTTTATGCGGGGTTAGCAGGCTTTGCGGTGCCTACTATGCGGGCGCTTATTATGGTGGTTGCAGTTAACTTTGCGCTAATAACAGGCAAATATTTTAGCGGTGTACGTATATTAATAATTGCTGCCATTGTTGTTGTGCTGGTAGACCCATTTGCGTTTTTATCTGCAGGGTTTTGGTTAAGCTTTGGTGCGGTTGCGTGTCTGTTTTTTAGTTTTACTGCAAAACCTGCTGCGTTTGCTACAAATGTTGAAACAACCAAGGCTTTTGCTAGCGCAAGTAAAATACTGCGCGGTGCTAAAGCGCTAATGCTCATGCAGTGGCAGTTATTTGTTGGGTTATTCGTGCTTTTAATTGTGCTTGGCCAGCAAATTAGCTGGGTAAGTCCGTTTGCTAATGTTGTGGCTGTACCGGTTGTATCTATTTTGGTCGTGCCTTTGGTTCTATTGGCTAGTGTACTGTTTTCTATTTGGGAATGGGGTGCGCTCGGTTGTTTGCAGGTTGCGGATACACTCTTAGCTATAGTGCTTTGGTGGTTGAATTGGGTGGTAGATATTCAAAATACACTGCCTGTATTTAATCTATCGCTTTCTACACCGGCTAAATGGCTGGCATTTTTTGCAACGGTTTTAATTTTATTGCCACGTGCACTGGCATGTAGAGCACTCGGAGTTGCCATTGCTGTATGTGTTTTCTTTGATCAATCATCCAAACCAGATAAGTTTGTTGTAACTGTGCTAGATGTGGGGCAGGGGTTGTCGGTATTAGTTGAATCGCCATCGGCTAATTTTTTATACGATGCCGGCGCAGCTTTTTCCGACGATTTTGATATGGGGTCGCGGGTTGTTTACCCAGTAATAAAAAGTAAAGGCATACCCCAGCTAGATGCTGTATTTGTAAGTCATTCAGATAACGATCACGCAGGTGGGGTGGGGCCGCTGTTAAATTTAATGCCCGCATCTAAGGTCATTGCATCGGCTTTAGGTTTAGAAAAAACAACGCACCTTATAAATCAAACCGCACTTTTAAATACGCCGTTAGCTACCTGTGCTGCCGGTGAGCATTGGCAGCTAGGGGAGCTTTCTGTTTCGCCTATATGGCCGCCTTCTATGCCCGCGTTAATACCGTCTTTTGTGAAGCAGGATATAAATAATCAATCCTGTGTGCTGTTGGTTACTTTCCAAAATAGAAAAATATTGCTGCCAGGCGATATAGATAAAACAGTCGAGCGCCATTTAATAGCGAGTGGGTTGCTACCAACAAAAGTGGATTTGCTTGTGGCTGCGCATCACGGTAGCAAAACATCCTCATCTAAAGAGTTTATAGATACCGTAAACGCCAGCTATGTGGTGTATAGCGCAGGCTATAAAAATAGGTATCACCACCCAAGTGCAGTGGTTGCTAAACGCTTTGATAAAGCGGGTGCAATTACATTTAATACTGCCTTAGATGGAGCTGTAGAATTTGTGTTTACTGCAGCAGCGAGTGAGATTGATGAGGTCCGTGAACGCGTCGTGTTAATGGAAGAAGAGAAGGGCGATCAAGTGAGAGTTAATACTGCGCGATCTAGCCGCAAGCGATTGTGGTTCTGATATAGCGCTATTTGACCTTTTTGAGTAAAAACGGCCCGCTCACAGCTTAGATTAATTTCTAATATGGTTTATATGTGAAGTGATGGTTTATATGTCTTTTCCCTCGTCATTCTAAGCAGTTAGACGCGTTAACTACAACTAAAGAATGGGTTGGTGTGACTTTAATGTGTATGTAAATGCTGTTACATCAGCGTTACAGCTACGTTACATCACTTGAGCTTATTGCTTATAACTAGTTGAAATATAAAGGGAAATTACAAAACGCATATAAAGTACTTTAATAGTATAAATTAGTGTGAGTGAGTAATATTTGTGTGCCGTTTCAGTGGCTATGTTGCAATTTCTAGCCTCATTGTTTGCGGAGGCTTCCCTTGTTTGTTGCACCTACGCAGCTCTAAGCAGGGGAATAAAATAATCATAAAAATGAGAGTACAAATATGAAAAAACTTATCCTTATGGTGGCGCTGTTGGCTTTTAGTGTTAGTTCTTTTGCTGCACTGTCTTCAGGCCGCTACATTATTGTTTCTAAACTTAATGGCAACGCGTTAGATGTAGATAGCTTTAGCACCGCAGATGGCGCCAATGTTATGCAGTGGTTTGCTTTGGGTGGTGTGAACCAGCAGTTTGACGTGGCAGTGCTTAGCGATGGCAGTTACTCCATACGACCAGTGCACAGCGGTAAGTCATTAGATGTATATGCGTGGAACGCAGACGATGGTGCGGAACTTCGTCAGTGGGCATACACAGGCGCAGATAACCAACGTTGGTATATCGATAATCAAAGTGGCGATTACTATTCAATTACGTCTAAATTTAGCGGGCGCGCATTGGATGTATGGGGTATGAGTATGTACACCGGCGCAGATGTCCGCCTTTATTCATATTGGGGCGGCGCGGGGCAGCTGTGGACCTTCCAAAAGGTAGGTAGCTCAAGTGAGTGTTACGCAGGTGCTACGTTAACAAACCGCTTTGTGGATTGTGGCGGCAAAACAATAGGCCTTAGTTGTGTAGGCGATAGTGAAACTCAAGGCGCGGTGCTAACCCTTAAAAACTCGTCCATTCGCAATGTTAAGTTGGCTGCAAACGGTGGTGCGGATGGCATTCACTGCACTAGTGGCAACTGCACATTAGCCGACGTTGTTTGGAACGATATTTGTGAAGATGCTGCCACGAATAAGTCTGAAGGTGGCACCCTGACTATTGTGGGTGGTTCGGCGTATAACTCTACTGGCGGGTATGGTGGTACACCGGATAAAATTTTTCAGCACAACTCGAAAAACAGCACAACAATTGTTGCCGGCGGCTTCACTGCATATGGTACCCACGGTAAGTTGTGGCGCTCGTGTGGTAACTGTACAAACAACGGCGGTCCGCGTAATTTACTGGTTTATAGCGTGAATATTGACGCAAGTATTGGCGCAATTGCTGGTGTTAACCGCAATTACGGCGATAGAGCGACCATTCGCGACCTAAAAATAAAGAATTATTCTTCTGGCAGCCCGCATGTGTGTGACGAATATCAAGGCGTACAGAAGGGCAATTCTTCTACAAAATATGGCGAGTACTGGAATACCGCAAGTTGTGATGTTTCGCGGTCAGATGTAAGTGGGCTTTAATTTACTTACATTTAATTAAAGTAATTATCTAAACATAGAAAGGGCACATGTGTGCCCTTTTTTTGATATCAAAAAACCAACATATTAGGTGCTAGCTTTATTGGTTAACTTGTTACGGTAAGCTGTGAACCTTATCGCCAATAGGGTTAGAGAAAATATAGCCATCGTGGGCATCCCAGTTTATCGACCACGTCATTACACCGTTAAATGACGGGTATATGCCGCCGGCGTCGATAGTGCCGCAATGTGTTCCTCGGGTAATACAATCCAATGCGTCCATGATTGCTTGGTTAGTTGCCAAGCCAGAGCCAGCAGAGCTTGGGCCAGAAGGTAAGCCTAGTGATACCTGATCTGGTCGCAAACCTTGGAAGTAACCGCCATCGCCCGTATTAAAGCCTTCTATAAGCATACGTGCAGAGGCAACCATCATATCTACTGAGCCTGCAGGGAACGTTTGCGGGTTATAAGGCGATAGGATGCCGCCATTGTTATACAGCTGCACATGCAGTAGATCCAACTGATCGCGCAGCGCATCAATAATTGGCAAATACGCACCCCAAATTCCTGAGTAAGCAATGTAGCCACCTTGTACATAAGGATGCTCTGGTGCCATGGTTAACACCATACCGCCTACATTGGCATCAATGGTGCGCAGCGACGTAATGAGGCGCGCTTGAATTTGCGAGCCGTGCAAAAGTTGCGAGCCGCTTTCTAAATCTATGTCTACACCATCGAATCCCCACTCGTTAATTAAGTTAGTTAAGCTGTTAACAAAATTAACTTCGTCGGCATCGGTGTTTAAGGTTATGGTGCCTTCTGCGCCACCAAGCGATAACACAAATACTTTACCTTGTGCCTGTAGCGCACGCATATCGGCTTTGAATTGTTCTGCATTCATTGCTGGGCAGTTGCCTGTACCGGGGAACAAATTAAAGTGTACGGTACCATTGCTTGCTGGGTCGTTATCGGCAAAGGCAATGTCAATTACGTCCCACTTATCCGACATTTCACTTAAGCGCATTGGGCAGCCTGCGCCGTTAACAAAATTGTGCCAGTAGCCTACAAGTGAGTGTGCAGGCACCTTTCCGCCACCCACACCGCCGGATGACGACGAGCTGCTAGAGCTTGATGAACTGGATGAGCTAGACGAGCTTGAGCTGCTAGAGGAGGTGGAAGACGAGCTAGATGAAGAGGATGACGTACCACAAGTACCTACGTGGTTCCAAGCATGCTCCCACGCCCAGCCTTGACCTGGCTCATAGGCGCCACCCAATTTACACCAACCGGGTACAACACAGCTGTATAAATTTTCTAAGTTGGTTACAACATCGCCGGTGTTATATGCGGTGTTTTCTGCAAAGACGGGGGCGTCTGTACAGCTGCCGCCAGAACTGGATGAGCTGGATGAACTTGAAGAGGTGCTACTGGAAGAGCTTGAAGATGAGCTGCTAGAGCTTGAACTACTGCTGGACGAGCTGGAACTGCTGCTAGAGCTACTTGAGCTAGACGATGAAGAGCACTGATCTATAAATTTCCACTCTTGCCATTGGCCTGAATGGCTTGTCGGGTCTGCACCCTGTGTCCACCACTGGGCGGTGTACTTACTGTTGGCGTGTTTTACCGAGGTGCCACCGGTATAGGCTGTGCTGCTATTCCAGTCGGTGAGGTCACTGCAATTGGTTGCTGCGAATGCATTGTTTGCTGCTAAAGCTAGCCCTGCAACGGCTAAAGTTTTTTTAAACATACGAACCCCTAAAAAGCGTTATTGCTAACGCAAATAAAGTGAATTCCAGTAGTGTTTACTCTGGAATTGAATGGTTTGAGGTACTGCTTTTTAGGTTTTTTCTGGTGCTAAGTTTTATTAATTTTATACGCTTTTAGCTGCTGTATGCGCTTAAAAGTCGTTATTGCGTCTATTCTCGGCTAGCGCAGAGGTAGTTTTACTGTATTTGCGACAACGTTGTCAATTATCTTTTGGCTATGGTGTTGGCTGGTTTTAAGTTTGGAATGTTATTTGTGATGGTTTTGGTGGTTTTAGTGAATGAATAGGCAGGTGAGTTGATACAGGTTAAAACGCACTTATCGTTTAGGGTATGTGAAAATTGTACGCCAACAGGGCAAAGGGTATGATGCAGAAAAGAATAACTCGGCAAATGGAAAGATACATGCTTCAAGTTTTTGCAAATAGGGCTGTTGCGCAATTTAATAAGGCGGCTAGCACAATAAATAGCCGTTACGAAGTTAAAGAAAATATTCGCTTTAGCTATTG from Saccharophagus degradans 2-40 includes these protein-coding regions:
- a CDS encoding pectate lyase; the encoded protein is MKKLILMVALLAFSVSSFAALSSGRYIIVSKLNGNALDVDSFSTADGANVMQWFALGGVNQQFDVAVLSDGSYSIRPVHSGKSLDVYAWNADDGAELRQWAYTGADNQRWYIDNQSGDYYSITSKFSGRALDVWGMSMYTGADVRLYSYWGGAGQLWTFQKVGSSSECYAGATLTNRFVDCGGKTIGLSCVGDSETQGAVLTLKNSSIRNVKLAANGGADGIHCTSGNCTLADVVWNDICEDAATNKSEGGTLTIVGGSAYNSTGGYGGTPDKIFQHNSKNSTTIVAGGFTAYGTHGKLWRSCGNCTNNGGPRNLLVYSVNIDASIGAIAGVNRNYGDRATIRDLKIKNYSSGSPHVCDEYQGVQKGNSSTKYGEYWNTASCDVSRSDVSGL
- a CDS encoding chitinase, which translates into the protein MFKKTLAVAGLALAANNAFAATNCSDLTDWNSSTAYTGGTSVKHANSKYTAQWWTQGADPTSHSGQWQEWKFIDQCSSSSSSSSSSSSSSSSSSSSSSSSSSSSSSSSTSSSSSSSSSSGGSCTDAPVFAENTAYNTGDVVTNLENLYSCVVPGWCKLGGAYEPGQGWAWEHAWNHVGTCGTSSSSSSSSSTSSSSSSSSSSSSSSSSSSSSSSGGVGGGKVPAHSLVGYWHNFVNGAGCPMRLSEMSDKWDVIDIAFADNDPASNGTVHFNLFPGTGNCPAMNAEQFKADMRALQAQGKVFVLSLGGAEGTITLNTDADEVNFVNSLTNLINEWGFDGVDIDLESGSQLLHGSQIQARLITSLRTIDANVGGMVLTMAPEHPYVQGGYIAYSGIWGAYLPIIDALRDQLDLLHVQLYNNGGILSPYNPQTFPAGSVDMMVASARMLIEGFNTGDGGYFQGLRPDQVSLGLPSGPSSAGSGLATNQAIMDALDCITRGTHCGTIDAGGIYPSFNGVMTWSINWDAHDGYIFSNPIGDKVHSLP